tataatgtggaggctgtaatataatgtaaaggctgtaatataatatggatgctgtaatataatgtggaggctgtaatataatgtggaggctggtaatataatgtaaaggctataatataatgtaaaggctgtaatataatgtggaggctgtgatataatgtggaggctgtaatataatgtaaatgctgtaatataatgtggaggctgtaatataatgtggaggctgtaatataatgtggaggctgtaatataatgtaaaggctgGTAATATAATttaaaggctgtaatataatgtaaaggctggtaatataatgtaaaggctgtaatataatgtggacgctgtaatataatgtggaggctgtaatataatgtaaaggctgtaatataatgtaaaggctgtaatataatgtggacgctgtaatataatgtggaggctgtaatataatgtggaggctggtaatataatgtaaaggctgtaatataatgtggaggctgtaatataatgtaaaggctgtaatataatgtggaggctgtaatataatgtaaaggctgtaatataatgtaaaggctgtaatgtaatgtggaggctgtaatataatgtggaggctgtaatataatgtaaaggctgtaatataatgtaaaggctgtgatataatgtggaggctgtaatataatgtaaaggctgtaatataatatggatgctgtaatataatgtggaggctgtaatataatgtggacgctgtaatataatgtggaggctgtaatataatgtaaaggctgtaatataatgtggaggctgtaatataatgtggaggctgtaatataatgtggaggctgtaatataatgtggaggctgtaatataatgtaaaggctgtaatataatgtggacgctgtaatataatgtggaggctgtaatataatgtggaggctgtaatataatgtaaaggctgtaatataatgtggaggctggtaatataatgtaaaggctgtaatataatgtggaggctgtaatataatgtgaaggctgtaatataatgtggaggctgtaatataatgtgaaggctgtaatataatgtggaggttgtaatataatgtaaaggctgtaatataatatggaggctgtaatataatgtaaaggctgtaatataatgtggacgcttgaaatgtaatgtggaggccggtaatatggaggctgttatATAATGTAGAGTCTGTAATATCATGTAGAGgtgtaatataatatggaggctgtaatatagtaTGAAGGCTGTAATATGGAGACGGTAATATAATGTGGGGGCTGgtaatgtggaggctgtgatATTATGTAGAGGCTGTTAAAATGGAGAATGTAACACAACGGGGAGGCTAATGATGTTATATGGAAGCTGTAATGCAATGTGTAGGATGTAATGTAATATAGAGGCTATAATATAATGTGGCGGCCGTAAAttgggaggctgtaatataatgtggaggttggtaatgtaatatggaggctgtaatataatgtggatgcTTTAATGTAGAGGCTCataaaatggaggctgtaatataatgtggaggctggtagtatagagactgtaatgtagaggctagtaatatggaggctgaaaatatggaggctgtaacaaTGTTTAGGCTGTGATTTAATGTAGAGGACGATAATATGaagtctgtaatataatgtggaggccggtAATGTACCATAgagactgtaatgtagaggcggtcatacggaggctgtaatattaTGTGGATGCCGGTAATGTTACATAGAGGCCGGTAATGTTAAgtggaggctggtaatatggagtctgtaatataatttggagactggcagtatagaggctgtaatttagaggatagtaatatggaggctgtaacaatgtttaggctgtgatgtaatgtagaGGACAGTAATATGgagtctgtaatataatgtggaggctggtaatgtaacatggagactgtaatgtagaggccggtaaAACGAAGGCTGGAAATGTaacatggaggctgtaatataatgtggaggctggcaATATGGAGGCTGTTATATAATGTGGACGTTGGtaatgtaatatggaggctgtaatataatgtggatgcTTTAATGTAGATGCccataatatggaggctgtcatataatgtggaggccggtaatataatatggagtctgtaatgtagaggccggtaatattgaggctgtcatataatgtagaggctggtaatataatacagaggctgtaatgtaacacgGAGGCCGGTAATGTAACATAGAGACAGgtaatgttaaagggattctgtcacctcccctaaggcaaaaaacgatttaaaaccagccatgcagcacagcttacctggattaggctgtgctgttcaatcttgaaatccgtccagcagttagttcaaaaaacgagtttgatcaatgaggaaatgcgtcctgaaggtgcccagaggggcgtttttttcttctgagagagcccagtcccgcccctttttcagtgcccagcccgccttccttttacttcctaactgccgcctccagcctgccacagcctccccttcctctcctccccctccctcttgccgaacgaactctcgcacaggcgcagtacccactgagggctgcgcctgtgcgatcatcaggagactgagggcggcagcttcatcttcgtcactgggcatgcgccgagcccagtgacgtccgatgctcgctcttccctcagtcagcagggaagagcgagcatcggacgtcactgggctcggcgcatgcccagtgacgaagatgaagctgccgccctcagtctcctgatgatcgcacaggcgcagccctcagtgggtactgcgcctgtgcgagacttcgttcggcaagagggagggggaggagaggaaggggaggctgtggcaggctggaggcggcagttaggaagtaaaaggaaggcgggctgggcactgaaaaaggggcgggactgggctctctcagaagaaaaaaacgcccctctgggcaccttcaggacgcatttcctcattgatcaaactcgttttttgaactaactgctggacggatttcaagattgaacagcacagcctaatccaggtaagctgtgctgcatggctggttttaaatcgttttttgccttaggggaggtgacagaatccctttaagtggaggctgtaatataatttggaggctgtaatgtaatgcagaggctggtaatatgaaggctgtaatatattgtggaagcagtgaTGCAATGTGGAGAACGGTAATATGGAGtctgtaatataatatggaggctggtaatgtaacatgtagactgtaatgtagaggccagTAATacagaggctgtaatgtaacatggAGGCTGGTAATGTAACATAGAGACAGGTAATGTTAAGTGGAGGCTggcaatatggaggctgtaatataatttggATGCTGTAATGTAATGCAGAAGCTGGTAATATGAAGGCTGTAATATATTGTGGATGCAGTGATGCAATGTGGAGAACGGTAATATGGTGTCTGTAATATAATCTGGAGGCTGGTAATGTAACAAGTAGACTGTACTGTAGAGGCCATTaatacggaggctgtaatataacacGGAGGCCGGTAATTTTAAATGGAGGCTGgtaatgtggaggctgtgatgtaatgtggaggctggtagtatagagactgtaatgtaatgtagaggctagCAATATGGAGGCTGAAAATATGGATGCTGTAACATAATGTTTAGGTTgtgatgtaatgtagaggctgATAATATGaagtctgtaatataatgtggaggccggtaatgtaacatggagactgtaatgtagaggccggtaatgtaacatggaggCTGTAAtctaatgtggaggctggtaatatgATGTGGAGGCTATAATGTAATGTAGAGACTGAAAATATGAAGGCTGCAATATAATGCTGAGGTTGATAATATAAAATGGAGGCTGAAATGTAATATAGAAGCTgcaatgtaatgtggaggctagTAGTATGGAggttgtaatataatgtggaggctggtagtatGAAGGCTgaaatgtaatgtagaggcttataatatggaggctgtgatGAAATATGGAGGCTGGTAATGTAATATGgagactgtaatgtagaggctggtAATAGGGAgcagtaatataatgtggaggctgtaatataatgtggatactggtaatgtggaggctgtaatataatgtggatacTGGTAATGTAATatgaaggctgtaatgtaatgtagaggcAGGTAATGTTATGACTgttaatataatatggaggctgtaatataatatagATACTTTATATCCTCCGCATTATATTAATGTGCAGGCCGGTAATgttatatggaggctgtaatataatttggagtctgtaatgtaatgtggaggctgtaatgtaatgcagaggctggtagtatggaggctgtaatataatgttgaGGTTGATAATAAAATATAGATGTTTTAATATAATGTGAAGGATATGATGTAATTTACAGGCTGGTAATATAGAggctgtaatgtagaggccggtaatatggaggctgtaatgtaatgcagaGGCTGTAATAAAATGTGGAGGCTGCAATGTAATGCAGAGGCTGgtagtatggaggctgtaatataatgtggaggtcggtaatgtaacatggaggCAGTAAAGTAATGTGGAGGCTAtactgtaatgtagaggctgtaatgtaatgcggaggctgtaatgtaatgcagaggctggtagtatggaggctgtaatataatgtggaggctgataATATATTATAGAGGCTTTAATCTTTAATATAATGTAATTTACAGGCTGGAAAATGAAAACCACCAGCACTTCTGAGTTCAGCCAATCAGAGCGGGAGGGCGGGGCCTGGAGTTCAGGAACAGCCCCGCCCCCAGCCTCTCCGTGCAGTTCTCCTCCAGGTCCGCCCATGCTCCATATAAAGGAGGgctctgggctgagcagtcacTGCTTTCTGCTCACACCTAGAAGATGTCTGGTCGCGGTAAAGGAGGGAAAGGGCTCGGGAAAGGCGGCGCCAAGCGGCACAGGAAGGTGCTCCGCGATAACATCCAGGGCATCACCAAGCCTGCCATCCGCCGTCTAGCTCGCAGGGGAGGCGTCAAGCGCATCTCCGGCCTCATCTATGAGGAGACCCGCGGGGTGCTGAAAGTCTTCCTGGAGAACGTCATCCGGGACGCCGTCACCTACACCGAGCACGCCAAGAGGAAGACCGTCACCGCCATGGACGTGGTCTACGCGCTCAAGCGCCAGGGCCGCACTCTCTACGGCTTCGGGGGTTAATGCTGCCTCCGTCCTCACAACACAAAGGCTCTTCTCAGAGCCGCCCACATCTTCCCGGGGAGAAGCTACAATTCCGTCTGCGCTCAGCCACTGAGGGGTTAACACCGCCCGCACATCAGGGGACGGGGAGCCGGACAATTGGCCGAGATCAGCGGCGCCCTGTGCTACAATACAGAAAGCCCCAGTAATGTAAATCCCGAGCCCCGGGTGTTCTCCATCGCTCCTGCCCCCGCAGCCACAAGACGAGCTGTGCTCGGAGACTGAGGGGTTAATCCGTCCCGGAGCTGCAGAGACAAAGACGCCAATGAGCGGCGCTGGTACGGGTCACATGACCGGCTCCTCCTGTAGATCAGCAGCTCAACTATAGGCGGGAAATTCAAATGAGCGACGAGATCCTGAGCTCTCCCAGCCAATAGGAGCAGAGCTCTGGACCCCTCAGCCGTTATGTGCCCGTAGGAGCGGAGCCTCGTCCTCCTGTCCTCTGAGCGGCCGCACTGAGAAGGATGATcggagtagtgaatgggcatggaggatgatgggagtagtgaatgagcatggaggaggatgatgggagcagtgaatgggcatggaggaggatgatgggagtagtgaatgggcatggaggaggatgatgggagtagtgaatgggcatggaggaggatgatgggagcagtgaatgggcatggagcaggatgatgggagcagtgaatgggcatggaggatgatgatgggagtagtgaatgggcatggagcaggatgatgggagcagtgaatgggcatggaggatgatgggagtagtgaatgggcatggagcaggatgatgggagcagtgaatgggcatggagcaggatgatgggagcagtgaatgggcatggagcaggatgatgggagtagtgaatgggcatggagcagGATGATGGGAGCAGTGAATGCGCATGGAGGATGATGGgtgtagtgaatgggcatggagcaggatgatgggagcagtgaatgggcatggagtaggatgatgggagcagtgaatgggcatggaggaggatgatgggagtagtgaatgggcatggaggaggatagCTTGTATTGTAACTTCCACTAGCGGTACCGCATCTCATCTAGCTGACAGTGAGGAAACCGCAGCCGCTGTGAGAACGGGGAGACGCGGGAGCAGCTCCGCTGGAGACagggtgggggctctgagaagagcCTTTGGGTCCGGAGAGCGGGGGGCGCTCACTTGGCGCTGGTGTACTTGGTGACGGCCTTGGTGCCCTCGGAGACGGCGTGCTTGGCCAGCTCTCCGGGCAGCAGCAGGCGCACGGCGGTCTGGATCTCCCGGGAGGTGATGGTGGAGCGCTTGTTGTAGTGAGCCAGGCGGGAGGCTTCCCCTGCGATGCGCTCGAAGATGTCGTTGACGAAGGAGTTCATGATGCCCATGGCCTTGGAGGAGATGCCGGTGTCGGGGTGCACCTGCTTCAGCACCTTGTAGACGTAGATGGCATAGCTCTCCTTCCTGCTCTTCCTCCGCTTCTTGCCGTCCTTCTTCTGGACCTTGGTGACGGCTTTCTTGGAGCCCTTCTTGGGCGCTGGGGCGGACTTGGCGGGCTCGGGCATTCTGACTGAAGACACAATCTCGTCTGTTCGCCTCCTCCCACCGCAGCGGTATTTATACACGGGCCATGCAAATGAGCTGCTGCTGACTGCGCGCCGATCTACTGGAGGAGAGGGTCACGTGGTGTCTCCACTTCTCCCAATTGGCAGCCTCACATCCATCCAGCTGAGCCGGGGGCGGAGCAGCAGGAGGGGTGGGTCTCACATCCATCTATTCAGCGGAGTAACGGGAGAGGTGTGGTTCACATTATTCAGCAGAGACGGGGAGGGCGGTCAGAGCAGCAAGAAAGGAGGGGCTAACATCCATTCATTCACCTGAGTCGGAGGGCGGAGCAGCAGGAGGGGTGGGGCTCATAGCCATCTATTCTGCTAAACCGGGAGGCGGAGCAGCAGGAGGGGCAGAACTCACTTCCATCCATTCAGCTGAGCCGGGGGGCGGAGAGGCGGGGCTAACATCTCTCTTCAGTCTATCAGGGCTCGGCTGATACCCGCCCCGCCCCTCACTGCGCCCCGCCCTCTGCTGGTGGTGATGCCGCCGCTGAGTGTACTGTGCGTGCAGGGGGATCGTGCGCTCTATCCCTGGACACCAGCGCAGCGATGGAGCCGCTCTTCTCCGCACAGTGAATACCGGACTGTTCTCCCCTTCTCCGGTGGGGAGCGGGAGAAGGCGGCCACTGACGGGTTAATACTGAGTAGGCTATGGGGGCGGGGCTATAGAACTAGTACCATGACTTTTGAAATTCCCACTCAAAGAGCTGGCGCCGCTGATCTCCGCTGTGGAGGCATCCTGTACCCGTTGAGTGCTCTGATGGTCCGGGCGTCACACAGGGGCACTTGCCGCTCCTGACATGCGGCGAGTACATTGCTGCTGCAGAGGGTTCGTCCCCTGTGTGTAATGGACTGCTCCTCCACGGCCGCTGAACGGTAATTGAGCGGGAATTTCAAAAGCCTGAGATCAGCCAATCACAGTAACGTAGTTGTTCTGTAGCTCCGCCCTCTTCTCCCGCTTCCCACGACCTTCCTACCGGAGAAGGGGAGAACAGTCCGGTATTCACTGTGCGGAGAAGAGCGGCTCCATCGCTGCGCTGGTGTCCAGGGATAGAGCGCACGATCCCCCTGCACGCACAGTACACTCAGCGGCGGCATCACCACCAGCAGAGGGCGGCGCGCAGTGAGGGGCGGGGCGGGTATCAGCCGAGCAGAGAGGCCCTGAtagactgaagagagcggcgctgACAGGGTTAACCCACCCCCTATTCCTTCCCGCAGAGGAGCCGGAGCCCCCGCCCGCTGTGAGCGGAGAACGAGGGCAGAAGGGCGGAGTGGAGCTTGTCTGAGGAAGGCCGCCCGCTTCATGTAGGAGGGGCTTATTACCTGGAGACACGCCCATCAGCTGGCACTGGCGGATAGGATAATTTTGGGCTCCGCCTCTTGTGAACGATGATTGGTAACGAAAGTTTTGGCGGGCACATCTTTGTACGAATAAACCAATAGGGATGTAGGGGTGTGGTTTACATGAGCCAATGAGGACGAGGCCGGGAGTATAAATGATCTGCACGGTCCGCTCCTCACCTCATTCTCTTGCTGTGTACAGATCTCTGCAGAGCCATGGCCAGAACCAAGCAGACAGCGCGTAAGTCCACCGGCGGAAAAGCTCCCCGCAAGCAGCTGGCCACTAAGGCCGCCAGGAAGAGCGCCCCCGCCACTGGCGGAGTCAAGAAGCCTCACCGCTACCGGCCCGGGACCGTCGCTCTCCGGGAGATCCGGCGCTACCAGAAGTCCACCGAGCTGCTCATCCGGAAGCTGCCCTTCCAGCGCCTGGTGAGAGAGATCGCCCAGGACTTCAAGACCGACCTTCGCTTCCAGAGCTCGGCCGTCATGGCCCTGCAGGAGGCCAGCGAGGCTTACCTGGTCGGGCTCTTCGAGGACACCAATCTCTGCGCCATCCACGCCAAGCGGGTCACCATCATGCCCAAGGATATCCAGCTGGCCCGCAGGATCCGTGGGGAGAGGGCTTAGATCTGCGCCCCGCACCCAACAAAGGCTCTTCTCAGAGCCGCCACCTCCTCCTCAGACGAGCTCCACTCCGCCCTTCACCTCTGCTCACAGGAGGcgggttaacccttccagcgctgtGATTGGTAAGAGCAGTTCCTTTATCCAGAAGGCGCTCTCTCTGCATCTCCCCCCGTCTATAAGGGACTGGCTGACCGTGACCGATAACCGCCTCCATCCTCCCTGCCCACCGCCATCTCCACTCAGCGCTGCAGGAGAAGGGGGCGGAGCTATAGAGCAAGTgctttacagtgattggctgatctCTGGCTTTTGAAATTCCCGCTCAATTACAGTCCGGTTAGAGATCAGCGGCCAAACCCTCTCCAGCAGCAATGTCTGCCCGCACGATGTCCGGAGTAGTGCTGTCCGATCCGTGTCCGAGCAGCAGGGGGGAGCGGAGGCGCACACAGGACAGGGGGTCGTGCGCTGAGGCTAAGAATCCCATCATCCTACTGACTTATAGACTCCTCCTattctctgagtcactagagcagCACACGGAGTCTAGGACCAGGCTGCAGCGGTATAAAGCCCTCCTAGTGCTGTCCATATAATAGGACGCCTCCAGCATTGCCCCCCACTCAGTATAATGCCCAGACCAGTGCCCCCAGCTCCCCCTCTAGTTCTCCGTCGGCACCACTGGTCtaacacttatcacctatccggCTCCGGGTCACTGGTCAGCAACTGAAGCCAAAGACTCCATTCATGTAAAACATCCCATCTCTGGTCAGGAGCGGTAAGTGCCCCTGTGTGGCGCCTCCACAGCGGAGATCAGCGGCATCGCCAGCTCAGTCGTACAGACCATGTGGGCGGCTCTTAGAAGAGCCTTTGGTTTGGGGCGGGGCAGAGCCGGGCTCACTTGCTCTTGGCCGGCTTGCTGCTCTCGGTCTTCTTGGGCAGCAGCACGGCCTGGATGTTGGGCAGGACGCCGCCCTGGGCGATGGTGACTCCGCCCAGCAGCTTGTTGAGCTCCTCGTCGTTGCGCACGGCCAGCTGCAGGTGACGGGGGATGATGCGGGTCTTCTTGTTGTCGCGGGCGGCATTGCCGGCCAGCTCCAGGATCTCGGCGGTGAGATACTCGAGCACAGCGGCCAAGTAGACGGGAGCGCCGGCGCCCACCCTCTGGGCGTAGTTGCCCTTGCGGAGGAGCCTGTGCACACGGCCGACCGGGAACTGGAGCCCTGCCCGGGATGAGCGGGTCTTGGCCTTAGCCCGCACTTTGCCTCCTTGTTTGCCGCGTCCAGACATCGTTCTCTTCTCTGTACAGATGAGACTGACAGCCCCGCTCCGCCCGTCACCTCTTATACCCGGGTGGCGCAGGGGGAGCTCCTCTGTGATTGGCTGAATCCAAATCCGGTTTTCAGCGCCAAATCCTGCAGCCAATGAGGAAGCAGATGACCTGAAAAGGCTCGTGAGGACACGCCCTCTTTTCTCCACCAATTGCCGGCCGCCCCCATAGCACAGTGTCCCGGTGTATCCCCGAGTGCCCGGCTCTGTGGGTCCATCCAGCCGCTCGTCCTtcactacctcctcctcctcaagtgTCCAATCACTACTCCCCCATCATCAGTGTCCAATCACTACTCCCCCCATCCTCCTCAAATGTCCAATCACTACTCCCCCCATCCTTCTCTCTGGCCGATCACTACTCCCCTCATCCTCCCGAGTATACGATCACTACTCCCCTCATCCTCCCGATCAGTGGTCTATAACGAGGGAATAATCCGCCTCGGACATGAGGCTTCCATGTATTCACACAATGCGGCAGCTCCGTCCTAGAGaaggtgggggctctgagaagagcAGGAGCGGGGGGCGGAGCAGCAGGATGGGAGGGGCTCACATCATCCATTCAGATGAGACGGGGGCGGAGCAGCAGGAGGGGCGGGGCTCAAATATTCATTCAAAAGAGCCGGGGGCGGAGGAACAGGAGGGGAGTGGCTCACAACATCCATTTAGCTGAGACGGGGGGCAGG
The window above is part of the Bufo gargarizans isolate SCDJY-AF-19 unplaced genomic scaffold, ASM1485885v1 fragScaff_scaffold_672_pilon, whole genome shotgun sequence genome. Proteins encoded here:
- the LOC122922732 gene encoding histone H2A type 1-like, translated to MSGRGKQGGKVRAKAKTRSSRAGLQFPVGRVHRLLRKGNYAQRVGAGAPVYLAAVLEYLTAEILELAGNAARDNKKTRIIPRHLQLAVRNDEELNKLLGGVTIAQGGVLPNIQAVLLPKKTESSKPAKSK
- the LOC122922733 gene encoding histone H2B 1.1 — translated: MPEPAKSAPAPKKGSKKAVTKVQKKDGKKRRKSRKESYAIYVYKVLKQVHPDTGISSKAMGIMNSFVNDIFERIAGEASRLAHYNKRSTITSREIQTAVRLLLPGELAKHAVSEGTKAVTKYTSAK
- the LOC122922719 gene encoding histone H4 gives rise to the protein MSGRGKGGKGLGKGGAKRHRKVLRDNIQGITKPAIRRLARRGGVKRISGLIYEETRGVLKVFLENVIRDAVTYTEHAKRKTVTAMDVVYALKRQGRTLYGFGG